Within [Chlorobium] sp. 445, the genomic segment AAAATGGCAAGCATTAAAGCACTTGCAAGCAAGTTTCCCGCCATCAAAGGCGCAATGTTAGGGTTTGGTCTTACACTGGGCTTTGTTTTTGGCTCTGCAGCAGTACCACCTCCCGGCGATAGAGTCGGTTTCGTTGAAGTTGAAAAAGTTCTCGCTGAAATGCCTGAGGCAAAATCTATTCGCGAAAAGCTCGAAAAAGAGCAGCAGCAAGCCATGAAAGAACTTGAGAAAAAGCAGAAAGATCTCAAGGACGCCTTCGATGACTATGAGCGCAAGAAAACCTTGATGAAGCCCGATGAGCAAAAGAAGAAAGAAGAAGAGCTTCAAGCACAGCTAGCACAGTATCGCCAACTTGAGCAAGCTAAAAGCAATGCACTCCAGCAAAAGCAAGCTGAACTGCTTAAGCCGCTAGAGGAAAAAATTGCCAAGACCATAGAAAAAATCGCGCAGCAGCAGGGCTATTCACTTGTCATCAGCAAAGGTGGCATTGCTAACATGGTACTCTACGGCGATAAGAGCGTCAATTTGACTTACAAAGTCATTGATGCCATCAAGTAAAGACAAGACAATAAGGGACGCGCAGCTGCGCGTCTTTTTTGTTTCTGTTGAATACTCCTTGAAAGTTTTGCCTTCAGGCTAAGGTTATGCTGCGCCTCCTAAGTTTTGTACTGCTTTCTATGCTTGCTTTTCTTGCGCTTTCTGCATGTAGCAGCAAGACTATGCCAGCACGACAAAGTTTGCTTATCATCAACCAAGATTTTCCTGTTCAGGAGACTTGGGAAGCACGCGTCATCTTCACAGATTCGGGTAAGATAAAAGCCACGATTTATGCTCCTCATGTCGCCCAATATGCAAGGGGCGGTAACACGACAGAAAAACACTTGGATGGCGCCATAGAAGTACATTTTTACAACTCAAAAGGCGAACACAGTTCTCGCCTTAATGCTCGGCGTGGCATCATTTATCCGAACAATGATATTGAAGTATTTGACCGCGTGGTCATGGTCTCGGACGACTGCACAACCGTGCGCACGGAATACGCCAAATGGACGAGCAAAGATCAAAAAATTCGCTCTGACAAGTTTGTAACAATTCGTCGACCAACAGAAACACTTAGCGGATACGGATTTGAGAGCGATCAGCACTTCAAAAACTACCGCATTTTCAAAGCGACTGCTGTGATGAAGGTGCGTCAAGCACACGAAGAGTAAGCACATTCGTGCGGTCGTTTAAACTTTCAAAAGCCATGAAAAACGCCTTGCCCTTATTTTTGGGGGCCGCTCTGGGGAGCATGAAATCTCCATTATCTCTGCACGGTCCATTGCTCAAGCCATCCTGCGCACGCGCTATGAAGTTATACCAATCTACATCACCAAAGAGGGGAAGTGGCTCTCACGTGCGCTGTCTCAAAACGTGCTCTTGCTTGATTATGAACAGCTCATAAAAAATCCAGTTGAACTGCGTGCCGCTGAAGCCTCTTTGAAGGAGGTTGCCGCACGACATTCGTTCAAGTTTGATTTTAGCACGTTCGATGTCGTGTTTCCCGTCTTGCACGGCACCTTTGGAGAAGATGGCACGATTCAAGGCTTACTTGAAATGCACGGTGTTCCCTACGTCGGCTGCGGTGTTCTTGCCAGCGCCCTTACGATGGATAAAGCCTTTGCTAAGATGTGCTTTAAAGCTGCAGGATTACATGTTACCAAACACTTAACTGTTTTTCGCGATGCGCTGCCTGCACATCGGCGCGACATTCTTCTCGAGGCTGAAAAGAAATTAGGCTATCCGATGTTTATCAAGCCCGCTCGCTCTGGCTCATCGGTTGGCATCTCAAAAGTCAAACATCGGCGGGCATTTCAGCAGGCACTTGAACTTGCCGCTCAATACGACCAGAAGATTCTCATTGAGCAGGGCATCGAGGCGCGTGAACTTGAAGTTGCCGTCTTAGGCAATAGAGAACTTACAGTCTCCGTTGTGGGTGAGATTGTACCTATCAATGAATTTTACGACTACGAAGCCAAGTATGTCAAGTCAGGTTCAAAACTTTTTTATTCCTGCTGATGTACCAAAAGCCCTTGCCAAAAAAATTCAACGGGCTGCACAGATTGCCTATCGCGCAACGGGCTGCGAAGGCATGGCACGTGCCGATTTCTTCCTAGAGCGGCACACGAATCGACTCTATGTCAATGAACTGAACTCTATACCCGGCTTTACTTCAATTAGTATGTATCCGAAACTGTTTGCGGCATCTGGACTGGCTTATCCTGATCTGATTGAGCGCCTGATTGAGCTCGCATTTGAACGCTACGAAGAGCAACAGAAAAATAAAATCGCTTTTCTCTAAAACTTTGCACTTAGCCAGTATGGCCACGGCTTGAAGAGTGAATCTGTTTTTTGAAACCGTGCTTCTACATCTTCCTTCATTTTTTCATATCGCTCACTACACTGACGGGCAAAAGTTTAGCTTTTTCTCCTTCGCACCATTCAGCTAAGGGCAGAATGTAGCGCTTGCTGCGCGTGATAGGCTTCGGCTTTTTCTGTACGGTGTCTTTGGTCAGATGTACATAGGTCAGGGCGTATTCTGTGCTGAGCAAATTGACTTGATTGAGCGAATCTTTTTCAAGCGTCAGATAGACCACAATCCCCATCGGGCGCGGCAGCGGTCGCTGACCTGAAAGAAAATTTCCCATTGAATAGATGATGAAACACTCATGAGATGCCCCATCTCGCACAATCTGCAAGCGTTCTGTTGGTTGCACCACATGCGGGTGCGCGCCCAAGATGTAATCTACGCCTGCTTCAAATAGCCAGCGTGCCATTTTGCGCTGATTGTCGCGCGGTTCTAACTCGTATTCGTATCCCCAATGCAAAGACAGCAAGATTTTGTCGGGTCGCATGCTATCGGGCAACGCTCGCAGCCATGCGATGTCCTCTTTGATATGCGTTGTATCGTAGAGGTTAAGCCGCGTGCGATGCACTTGCGGCACACTGTCATTAGAGAATTGTGTATAAGCTAACCATCCTAGTTTGATGCCGTTAATGTTGAAGATTTTGGGCTTTGCACGGCTGCTATCGCTGCGGCTTGTACCTGTATGCATGATGCCCAAACTATCGAGCACGTCGAGCGTGCGTGTGATGCCAATCGTGGCACGGTCGTAAGAATGATTATTGGCTGTGGTCAGGAAATTGAAGCCAGCACGTTTGGCGGCAAGCGAGTATTCATCGGGCGTATTGAAGCGCGGGTAACCTGTGAAAACTTGTGCTTTGCCAGCATGCACGGTCTCAAGATTGCCCGTTACAATATCTGCGCCTGAAAACAGCGGGGTAATGAACGCATAGCACGAATCAAACGAATAGAGACTATCGCGCCAGGCTTCTTTGATTTGTGATTCATGGCACATCAGGTCGCCGACAGCGGCAATCCTCACGCGTGTCTGTGCAACTGAATGTGGGGCGAGACCTGGCACGATGAAAAATAGCCACAATATCGTCGATACTGCTAAAAATGTGGACTTGAGTTGCATGGACACGCGTTTTGAAGTGTTGCTAAACACTTGGGCTTTTATGTTTTATCGCTGTTGAACTTAATCTTTCAAGCGAAATTCACCGAAGACAGGATAGTGATCGGAGAACTTAAACTCTTTGACGACCTCATAGCGCTCGACTTCCCAGTGATGCGAAAAAAGAATGTAGTCGAGTGTACGGTTTGGCAAACCTGTCGGATAAGTGTAGAAGTCTGCACTATCTTCGTGTTTGATCAGATGCAAGCCTGCATCGGCTAAAATTTCAAAGGTGCGATCATTTTTGTAACTATTGACGTCGTTATCGCCTGCAGGAAAGCCTGTTTGTCTGCAGCCGGGCGGCACCGTATTGAAATCGCCCATAAAGAGGATGGGCATATGACGATGTTTTTTGACCTCGGCGGCGATACTGCGCGCTTGATCTTGCCTATCGTTCGGATTAAATGGATGCAGGTGTGTATTGCCAATCCAAATGACTTGACCATTGAAGACAAACGGCGCCAGCGTAAATCCACATGCTGCAAGGAATGCCACTCGCCCCGGCAAGAGATAATTGATTTGTGTCTGCCCAATTTTCTGAAGTTGAGAGAGCAGCAAATTTTCGTAACGAAATGCGGCAAAGCCCACGCCATGCGCAATCACGGAGCGATAGCCTGCAATTAAGCGATAGTGATCGCGCTGACGGTATTTTCGAAAGAGCCTATCGCCCAAGCCAAGCACACCGTTAAAGACTTCTTGCAGTCCAACCACATCGTATTTTTCTCGATGTTGATTTAGCCATTCAGCAATATAGTAAGTGTAGGCACGTGTATCGTGCAAGAGCTCGATACGCTCGGCTTCATCGAGCGAGGCTTGCGCTAGTAGGTAGGACAGTTTTGGTCCCCTACCGCGATGGGTGTTAATGGTAATGCAACGAATCGTTTGGCGCTCGCTCATATAGCAGCGTGCAAGACTTTGCGCATGAATGATAGTGCTCAGACTTGGGCGAATATACGCACTTACGTTGGGCGTATCGCACCTAACGATACAAATGGCGTGTTAAATTTTTGTTACCTACTGCCCTCTGCATTGCACTGTTTTGCTCAACCGTCTTGCACCGGGCAACTATTGTATGATTGGGGCTTTGAAGTCCAAGCCATGCATTGCCGCAATTTTGGAGACAATTTCTTCAATAGCTGCAACGCGGTCAACACTATCGGCTTTGAGTTTCGTGTAGTTGTCGAGGTATGCACGTCGGCGTTCTTCTTCGAACTCGGCGAGGCATGCTTCATACTCTGCAATAGCCTCATCAATGCTCTTGTTGGAAGGCTTTTTGAATTTTGGGCGGTCGCGATCCCAGACCTTATCGCCTTCTTTAGCGACCATCTGCGCATAGCGCAGCGTAATGTCAAAGAGCTCGTTAATTTGAGTACGCAGTTCTTGCCAATCTTGCGCACTAACAATAGCAGCAGTCGAGTTTGCAGGCGTTTGCATAGTCACTAGTTCGTTAGATTTTGTTTTGATTTCAAGTTACGAAAGATACAGCAGTGAGCGTTACACAAATATTAAAAATTTGCCGTACCCACAAAGCAATTTTTTTACCTTACCATCAGCATCGCTGGTCTGCTTTCGTTGTGCAAACGGTCAAACGCTGTAACGGCATACTTTCCTGTTTGAGTGATATGCCAGAGCGTATCACGCAGCACAGCCACAATGCGGTGCGGGTTATTCAAATTTACTTTTTCTTTTTCTCCAAAGTGGTAAATGGCAAAGTAAGTTGCGCTCTCACCATCGCGTGCAGGCTGCGGCACCTGCCACACCAGCACCGTGCTACTATCGCTCTTTATGGCACGCAAATTTCTTGGTGGATTTGGCGGCATGGCATCTTTCCAGCGCATCGGCGGCACAAAAGCTGGCAAGCGATAAAAGTCCTGTTTCAGACTATCTGCAATCCCCAGCGGATTTTTTAGCAGCGCGTTTGCACTGAAATAGATGCTTCCCTTCACAATCTGATTTTGCCGATTTAAGCGCAACTGGTTAGGCAGCTCAGACGGATTTTTCCACAGTGAATCGCGCCCAATACGATATGCCCCCTGCCCAATGTAAAGATGTTTGCCAAATGTATTGCGACTCCACCACGCTAACATAACATCATACGGCACTTTCTTGAAAGCCTTTGCAAAGTAGAGTTGCGGCGCTACATAGTCAATCCAGCCTTTTTGGAGCCACTTACGCACATCGGCGTAAAGATAGTCGTACGTTGGCTGCCCTGCTTCAGTCTCAGAGCCTCGTTTGTCATCTTTGCGATTGCGCCATACTGCAAATGGACTAATGCCAAACTTGACTTTGGGTTTGAGCGTGCGAAGTGTCTTATGCACACTTTCAATGAGTACATTGACATTGTGCCGCCGCCAGTCATTGATTGATGTAAAACCATTTGCATAAGTGCGAAATGTTGCCGTATCAGCCTCAAAGGGCACATTTGCAATGTGATAGGGATAAAAGTAATCATCGAAGTGCACAGCATCAAGGTCGTAGCGTTGGACAAGGTCTGCGATGACTTCGACGATGTAATTGCGCACTTCTGGCACACCCGGGTTAAAGTATTTCTTTTTGCCATATTGAAAAAACCATTCTGGCTTTTGCTGCGTGATATGCTCAGGAACAATGCTTGACGAATCTGTGTCAAACACTGCTCGGTATGGATTAAGCCAAGCGTGAAATTCCATGTTGCGTTTGTGTGCCGCTTCAATCATGAAAGCCAGCGGGTCGTAGTACGGCTCTGGCGCCTTACCCTGCACACCTGTGAGCCACTCCGACCACGGTTCTTTCGGACTCGGATAAAAGGCATCTGCAGCGGGGCGCACTTGCACAATCACAGCATTCATCCCAAGTGCCTTCAGCGAATCTAACATCGCTTGAAATTCTATTTGTTGCAAATCTGCCGGCAAGCCTTTGCGTGAGGGAAAATCAATGTTTGCTACGGTGGCAATCCACGCCGCACGCAATTCATACTTTGGCGACTGCAATTGGGCAAAGGCTTGCACTGACAGCGCAAGCCATGCGCATGTAAAAATCACTTTCATTACATGCTTTTTTGCTTGCAAGCTCTTCATGGCGTGAAGTTTACTTTGCACTCTGCCTCTTTAGCGATTAGCCAACGCTGCAAGGGCTTGCTCATATTCTTGAGGCGTGTTGATGTTTGCCACAGTTTCGCGCTTTTGTGGCATAAGGAGTTTGCAATCTGTGCTAAGCAAAAATTTGCGCGGACAGTTTTTGCCTTGTCTCACCGCTGCAAGCAAGCCTTCTCGGCTTTTGGGCTCATAGATAGCAATCAAAGGTTCGGGGAGATGATTGTCAGGATTTTGGTACGCCGTTGCCATTTTGCTTGGGTCGCGCGCTGCAATTAGCGCTTGAAGAGCATCGCTGGAAAGAAACGGCAAATCACAAGCGACCACAAGCCATGCACAGTCAGGTTTGAAATGCAATGCAGTGAGAATGCCACCCGTAGGTCCTAAGTCGTGAAAGGCATCAACGAGCGGCTGAAGTTCAGGCTCAAGTGTCTGCACTTGTTCAGCGCGACACGACACAAACACCTCTTGACAAAACTCCGAGAGCAAACGCGCTGCAAAGACACGCTGCGAGACCCCGTGATAAGTCAGTGCGCCTTTATCGCGCCCCATCCTCTTGCTTTTACCACCTGCTAAAACTAATCCGTAGAGCATGATGACGATGCTAAAATTCATTTAGGAGTTGCTCATCAAAGCTACTTTCTCACTCTGATTTGAAATCGGACTTACCGCCCCGTTTTTCCAACAATTTAACTTCTTTAATGATAATACGGTGCGATAGCGCTTTGCACATATCGTAAATCGTTAGTGCCGCAAGTGTTGCGCCAGTCAAGGCTTCCATTTCGACGCCAGTCTTGCCGTAGAGTTCTGCGGTGCACTCGACTTTGACTTCACTTTTGGAAATTGGTGCAATCGTAATTTGGCAATTTTCCAAGCCCAGCGGGTGGCAAAGCGGAATGAGCTCACCGGTCTTTTTGGCAGCCATCACGCCTGCAATGATTGCCGTTTGAAACACAGCACCTTTTTTGGCATGAATTTCTCCATTTTGCAAGCGTGCGAGAATCTCTTCGCCAAGTTCTACAATTGCTTGCGCTCTTGCCAGTCGATGCGTTATAGGCTTTTCACCAACATTGACCATTGTCGGATTGCCACTGCTATCGAGATGCGAAAATCTATCACTCGACATTGCGTACAGCGTTTGTTTTCTCAAACCTAACATACCTTGCGGATGCATGCAAGGCTACAAGTTGTTATGGCGAACAATTCTCTTGCAAAAGCTCGAGTGCACGCAAGCGTCCATCGGGACCCACGTAGCGCGCTCTTACGGATTGATAGCGCATCAAAATTTTCTCTGCTTCTCGATACAGTGCAGAGTCAATTGCGCTTGGCGTATGCCCTTTTGGAATTGCATAAACAAATCGCCCTTGTTTAGCTGAATAGGCAGGGATTTGAAAAAATCGCGCGGCACAAGTTTTTTTGTTGAATCTTGCTCACGTGCTGCTTCCACGAAAAACGTCACGGCGTATTCAGGATAACCAAACAGATAACCGTATGCACGGTAGCGATCTAATTTTTCTTCGAACTCTGTTATCGCAAGCACAACTGCAAGATTCGACTCAGGCACAAAGCCCCACTGTCCCCAGAACGCTTGGTCGCGCCGAATGATGTCGGCTAGCAAGCGTTTATCGACAGCCACGATTTCAAAAAATCGCTTGCCTTTGTCTGTGCGTCGAAAGGGAATGAGCAAGAGTTCGACACGCTCACTGCAAAGTGCATTGACGATGCGCTGATATTGTCGCAAGCGTTCAAGTTCGGGTACGTTTGGGTTCATTGCTTCGCGTAGCCCTGCTGGCAGCGAATCTGGACGAGCAAGCGCAAGACTAAATTGAGCTACTGTGCTAATTGGTTTGAGTGGCGCAAAAAGGGTGTAGAGCGCTTCATTGTCCAATCCAATAGCCAAGAGTGAATCAGCTAGTGCGCGCTCTTCGACTGTAAGCGTGGAGGCATCAAAGCATTTTGCACGCAGTGATGTTGGTGCATCTATGGTGCGGCAACTGGCTAACGCTGCTGCAATGCAAAAAATTATCACGAGGTGTTTCATTTTGGATGAGCGTTTTTGACTGTCAAGTTTCAGAGCTTGAAGTACGGCAGGCACGCAGCGCTGCAAGCACTAATTGGAGATTGAGTGCGGCAATCAGCGAGAGCAGCGCCACTTGATGCCACTCAATCGGGGATTCAAACAGATGTGCAATTGGGTGTGCGACATTGCTTACAAGAAAAAGTGCGCCCACGACAAGATTTACTCTCATCAGCCAGCGCGTATCTAAAAACGCATTCATTGCTGCCAAAGCCAGATGCGTTGAGAACACCAGCGTTAGTTGCCACAGCAGTATTGACAACTTCTCTGCAAATTCTGTCTTCGCTGCTGCAGCTTGATACGCCAGCGGAATGATACCCAACACGCTATGCGCCAAAAGCCCTAAAAGCATTGCTAGCCAAATCAGTGCCAGTTGAAATCGCGTCGCCATTGTGTGCTTATGAGTTGTGTTAAAAAACAAGTTCTACACCTGCATTGACCTCATTTCGTCCGCCAAGGCGTGAGCCATCATCGAGCTGTGCTGGGCTTTGCAATGTGCTGCCCTGCAAGACAAGACGCACTGTGGAATTATTCAGTGCAGCGACTGGTGTCTCAAGCGCCAGTTGTGCACCCAGCCAGAAGCGCGATGCGGCATTGACCAGAAAGTCTGGACGCACCAAAATCGGTGTAAGTTCCAGCATGCGATTGGCTGTATAACTTGATGCAGGCACAATTGCTATGCCGCCTGAGACGCGTGCCATCAACCAGAGTTGTTCGCCAAGCCGCTGTGCAGAGCCCAGCACAAGATGTGCAGCAAGCAGTGTGCGTTGCCATTTGGTTTCAGCTAAGATGTCGCGCCGAAGGAGATCCGAGAGTGAAGTGTGGATTCCCACTGTGAGTGGCGCATAGAGCCGTGATGCACCTTGCCACCAATCCAGCAAGAGTGCTATCGCTTGCGTCTGGTCAATGGTATTGACGGCAAGGAAAATTGGGTCGGTGCCTCGTCCTTCAAGGCTTTGTGCGTGCAGTGCTCCTTCTACTCCGAAATCAAGTTGTGTATAGCGCGCCGCCAGTGTAGCAGAAAGCCTGCGTTCATCGTATCGCCCTGCAAAGCGAAATGCGGTGCGACGCAGTTCGGGCACAAAGGCTAAATCTTGCGTGCTATCTTGGCGTAAAAGAAAATTTCCAGCCAAAGACACTTGCCACTCGGCAAGCCTTACTTGTGCCTGTGCACCGATGCCGAAGCCTTCACCGACCGTGCGCCGTTCTGCGGCGTTCAGCACCGTTGTGTTTGCCGTGCCCAGTCCACGCAAGTAAATGAGCTGTGGGAAGCTGATGTCAGCGGCACCAAATTCACCCTCCTCAAAACGTGACAGATAGGTTGCCGTAAGACCTATACGCAGCGCCTTGCTCAAGTGAAATGCGACACTGGGCACAAGTCGAATGTTGCGTGAGCGAAAGAGCGGGCGCGTATCGTTTTGTCTTGCCCCTTGTGCCACGTCGTAATCAGCTAAAATGCCAGCACTGAGAAATCCGAGAAACTCGGGCGTACCCAGTGCTGCAGAAAGCAAGACAAGGTCTTTCTGCCAATTTCCGCCGACTGAATCAGCCCAGATAAACGGCGTACCTGCATAGGCATTGTGCACATTAGACCAGCGCACATCATTTTCAGTGCGGCGTTCATAGTGGAAACTTCCTCTTGTTGTCCACTCGCCAAAGCGTTGTGCGCCTTCGCTGAAAAAGTGCAAGGTTGTGCTCGAAAGTGGCGCTTGTGGTCGACGAAATCTCCCGCCATCTTGCCATAGTATCATGCCCGTTCGGCTCTGTTTCGGCAATGCTGTTGCGCAGAGTCCAGCTGCATTTTCACCCTCACGCCAGAGACTTGGCGCAAGAAAAGTTGGACTATTGAGCGAAAAGGGCGATGGTATATCCGATTGCACTTGTGCACTTGCCGCCATCGCCCCTGCCACGATTAGAAGGACAATTCCAAAAAGCTGATACACTACTCTCTCAGACATTATTGTGGCAATCGACGTGGTGTGGGTGGCGTGATAATCTCAAAGTCATTGCCGCTGTTGTTTGTGTCTTGCAAGATGATGCGGTTTCCGACGCGCCGTGCCACTTTGCGCCGTCCACTCTTTGAACTATATGTATCGCCGGTAGCGACAAACCCTGCATCGAGTGCTGGTGGAATGCGCTTGAAACTTCCACTTTGTGCATTCTGCAAGGCTTCAAAGGCATCAATGATGCGTGAATTTGGAATGCGAATGCGTGGCGCAAATGCTGGCGAAGCACCAGGCACTCTTACGCTATCGGCAAGCATGTTCGGATACGCTTTGAAAATCACAATGCCCGGACCAAAGACTGGCACAAGCCAATCAAACCCGCCTGTAAAATAGAGACGGAC encodes:
- the lptC gene encoding LPS export ABC transporter periplasmic protein LptC, yielding MLRLLSFVLLSMLAFLALSACSSKTMPARQSLLIINQDFPVQETWEARVIFTDSGKIKATIYAPHVAQYARGGNTTEKHLDGAIEVHFYNSKGEHSSRLNARRGIIYPNNDIEVFDRVVMVSDDCTTVRTEYAKWTSKDQKIRSDKFVTIRRPTETLSGYGFESDQHFKNYRIFKATAVMKVRQAHEE
- a CDS encoding capsule biosynthesis protein CapA: MQLKSTFLAVSTILWLFFIVPGLAPHSVAQTRVRIAAVGDLMCHESQIKEAWRDSLYSFDSCYAFITPLFSGADIVTGNLETVHAGKAQVFTGYPRFNTPDEYSLAAKRAGFNFLTTANNHSYDRATIGITRTLDVLDSLGIMHTGTSRSDSSRAKPKIFNINGIKLGWLAYTQFSNDSVPQVHRTRLNLYDTTHIKEDIAWLRALPDSMRPDKILLSLHWGYEYELEPRDNQRKMARWLFEAGVDYILGAHPHVVQPTERLQIVRDGASHECFIIYSMGNFLSGQRPLPRPMGIVVYLTLEKDSLNQVNLLSTEYALTYVHLTKDTVQKKPKPITRSKRYILPLAEWCEGEKAKLLPVSVVSDMKK
- a CDS encoding glycoside hydrolase, giving the protein MKVIFTCAWLALSVQAFAQLQSPKYELRAAWIATVANIDFPSRKGLPADLQQIEFQAMLDSLKALGMNAVIVQVRPAADAFYPSPKEPWSEWLTGVQGKAPEPYYDPLAFMIEAAHKRNMEFHAWLNPYRAVFDTDSSSIVPEHITQQKPEWFFQYGKKKYFNPGVPEVRNYIVEVIADLVQRYDLDAVHFDDYFYPYHIANVPFEADTATFRTYANGFTSINDWRRHNVNVLIESVHKTLRTLKPKVKFGISPFAVWRNRKDDKRGSETEAGQPTYDYLYADVRKWLQKGWIDYVAPQLYFAKAFKKVPYDVMLAWWSRNTFGKHLYIGQGAYRIGRDSLWKNPSELPNQLRLNRQNQIVKGSIYFSANALLKNPLGIADSLKQDFYRLPAFVPPMRWKDAMPPNPPRNLRAIKSDSSTVLVWQVPQPARDGESATYFAIYHFGEKEKVNLNNPHRIVAVLRDTLWHITQTGKYAVTAFDRLHNESRPAMLMVR
- a CDS encoding molybdenum cofactor guanylyltransferase, whose protein sequence is MNFSIVIMLYGLVLAGGKSKRMGRDKGALTYHGVSQRVFAARLLSEFCQEVFVSCRAEQVQTLEPELQPLVDAFHDLGPTGGILTALHFKPDCAWLVVACDLPFLSSDALQALIAARDPSKMATAYQNPDNHLPEPLIAIYEPKSREGLLAAVRQGKNCPRKFLLSTDCKLLMPQKRETVANINTPQEYEQALAALANR
- the moaC gene encoding cyclic pyranopterin monophosphate synthase MoaC; its protein translation is MSSDRFSHLDSSGNPTMVNVGEKPITHRLARAQAIVELGEEILARLQNGEIHAKKGAVFQTAIIAGVMAAKKTGELIPLCHPLGLENCQITIAPISKSEVKVECTAELYGKTGVEMEALTGATLAALTIYDMCKALSHRIIIKEVKLLEKRGGKSDFKSE